One part of the Planctomycetia bacterium genome encodes these proteins:
- a CDS encoding TIGR03067 domain-containing protein has translation MRSFSMMLVVIAFPIVLNADDAVQKELKALQGTWKAVGLEANGNPFPKNAVPSFTYTVSADGKATGKMGNSEYTATMTVDPSKNPRTMENQHQSGPNKGKTQYAIYKLEGDKWTVCITAPGAAESNRPKDFNTKNSTNVVFIFEKVKENK, from the coding sequence ATGCGTTCTTTTTCAATGATGCTGGTCGTCATAGCCTTCCCCATCGTGTTGAATGCCGACGATGCGGTGCAGAAAGAACTCAAGGCACTGCAGGGAACCTGGAAAGCTGTCGGCCTGGAAGCAAACGGCAATCCCTTTCCCAAAAATGCTGTTCCTTCGTTTACCTATACGGTCAGTGCTGATGGCAAGGCAACTGGCAAAATGGGCAATAGCGAATACACCGCCACCATGACGGTCGATCCCTCCAAGAACCCCAGAACAATGGAAAACCAGCACCAAAGTGGACCCAACAAAGGCAAAACACAATACGCCATCTACAAACTGGAAGGCGACAAGTGGACCGTCTGCATCACCGCCCCCGGGGCGGCTGAAAGCAATCGGCCTAAGGATTTCAACACTAAAAATTCTACCAACGTAGTCTTCATCTTCGAAAAAGTAAAAGAAAACAAGTAG